One window of the Halobacillus litoralis genome contains the following:
- the hpaB gene encoding 4-hydroxyphenylacetate 3-monooxygenase, oxygenase component, whose product MPVITGEDYKKRIDAMESEVWFDGAKVTGKISDHPAFKGVVGTQSQLYDMQNESKIKNEMTFASETTGNDIGVSYLIPRTRADLEKRRIMIQHWARISGGLMGRSPDYMNTVLASFASSVDVLDGEDNCYPDRLLHFYEYAREKDLSFTHTFVNPQSNRSKLAFLEEDVTNARIIDRNEEGLIIKGAKLLATQGGITDEILVFSAPGAQESCHAYGFSLPTDTDGLKFVCRESFATKDSSFDYPLSSRFAEMDTIVIFDGVLVPWNRVFFHDNIRAATQMYLKGKFVPFTLHQIVSRQIVKTEFLLGIAQSIVDTINISDYQHVQSKVVEIVKGLETLRALLLMSEHDAKIDGYGVMVPSKQPLYVAVNQFQELYPRFTEIIQLLGASGLMTIPKETDFDTEIGEQLDHFLQGVEVKGKDRVALFRLAWDLTMSGFGSRQTLYERFFFGDPVRLSQTIYQNFDETKSKKMIEDFLSLKE is encoded by the coding sequence ATGCCGGTGATTACAGGAGAGGATTACAAAAAGCGGATTGATGCAATGGAGTCAGAGGTTTGGTTTGATGGAGCAAAGGTGACAGGGAAAATATCTGATCATCCGGCTTTCAAGGGTGTAGTGGGGACTCAATCCCAGCTTTATGATATGCAGAATGAAAGCAAAATAAAAAATGAAATGACTTTTGCCTCAGAAACAACGGGGAATGATATCGGGGTATCTTACTTAATACCGAGAACAAGAGCGGATTTGGAGAAAAGGAGGATCATGATCCAGCACTGGGCGCGTATTTCTGGTGGCCTTATGGGAAGAAGCCCGGATTATATGAACACCGTTCTTGCCTCATTTGCTTCTTCGGTCGATGTTCTAGATGGAGAAGATAATTGTTATCCGGATCGGTTACTTCATTTTTATGAATACGCACGGGAAAAAGATTTATCCTTTACTCATACATTTGTGAATCCGCAAAGCAATCGGTCAAAGCTTGCGTTTTTAGAAGAAGATGTCACGAACGCCAGAATTATCGACCGAAATGAAGAAGGATTAATAATAAAAGGTGCAAAGCTATTGGCCACCCAGGGCGGAATAACCGATGAGATTCTCGTTTTCTCTGCGCCAGGTGCTCAAGAAAGTTGTCATGCATATGGTTTTTCCCTTCCAACAGATACAGATGGTTTGAAATTCGTTTGTCGTGAATCATTTGCTACTAAAGACTCGAGTTTTGATTATCCATTATCATCCCGTTTTGCGGAAATGGATACGATCGTCATTTTTGACGGGGTGCTTGTACCATGGAATCGTGTTTTTTTCCATGACAATATCCGTGCTGCTACTCAAATGTACTTGAAAGGAAAGTTTGTACCGTTTACTTTGCATCAAATCGTGTCAAGGCAAATTGTGAAAACGGAATTCTTACTTGGAATTGCCCAAAGTATTGTGGATACAATCAATATTAGCGACTATCAACATGTGCAAAGTAAAGTGGTTGAAATCGTCAAAGGATTAGAGACATTAAGAGCGTTGTTATTGATGTCAGAACATGATGCGAAAATAGATGGTTACGGTGTTATGGTCCCTTCCAAACAACCCTTATATGTAGCTGTCAATCAATTTCAGGAACTTTATCCAAGATTTACAGAGATCATTCAGCTGTTAGGGGCAAGTGGACTGATGACGATTCCAAAAGAGACTGATTTCGATACAGAAATTGGAGAGCAACTTGACCATTTCTTGCAAGGAGTTGAAGTGAAAGGAAAAGATCGTGTTGCCCTTTTCCGGCTTGCATGGGATTTGACAATGAGTGGGTTTGGTTCTAGACAGACCCTCTATGAACGATTCTTTTTCGGGGATCCGGTGAGGCTTTCTCAAACGATCTACCAAAATTTTGATGAAACCAAGTCTAAGAAGATGATTGAAGACTTCTTGTCGTTGAAGGAATAA